Genomic segment of Antricoccus suffuscus:
TCGGCGGCGGCCCCGTTGCCGGGCAGCGGCTCGTGGTCCGCGATCAGACTCTCGAAGCTGATCGACCCAGGCCCGGCCTGCGCTGGATTGTCGCCGACGACGATGCTCGCGATCTCGCGGCCCGCGTCGGCGCGCACCGATGCTACGAGTGCGGCGAGGTCCTGTTCGACGATGATCGCGGCCGACCCACTGTCGTGTGCGAGAAACGCGACTTCGGATGCCACGAGCCGGAAGTTGATGGGCACCGCGACGGCGCCGAGTCGGTTGACCGCGATAACAGCTTCGACGAACTCGGGGCGGTTGGTGATCAGGATGATCACCCGGTCACCCTTGTTGACTCCGACGTCGGCGAGGCCCGCGGCGAGGCGGCGGACGCGGTCGTCAAGCCCGGCCCAGGTCGTCGTGTTGCCTTTGTACCGTAGGGCGACCCCGTCGGCTTGCATGAACGCGTGACGTGACAGCTGGTCCACCCAGTTGAGCCCGGTGGATGGATGCGAGAACTGTTCTGGCATGAGGACCTTTCCTTTTGGAGACCTGTCCGCACGATATCTGAACAATCGCTCAGCGGGTAGGGCGAGTCCACGGCGAATGCGTAACCGTTAGCGTTTCGAATGCCACGGCGAGCTTGCCATCACAAAGTGATCGCTTGTTCAGTCTGAGCAGTTTGAGCAGTTGGAGCGCGGCTTGGCGAACGGTTCGCCCGCCGATATGAGCAGCCCGCCGATGAGACCGAGGTTCTTGTTGAAGTGGGTGCGCTGGCCGTTGCGTGCGGCAGGGTCCTCTATGCGCCAGTACGGATGGCCGGCGAGCGTGGTCGGCACGAGCGAGCCAATGAGTGCGAGCGACGACAGCCGACGCAACTTGCCGGTCGCGAGCGCGCTGCCGGCGACGACCTGTACGACGGCGTTTGCCCGAACCAGATTCGCGTCACTGACCGTGAGGGACGGCACGGCCTCGCGCAGCTGCTGTAGCGAGGGGCCGGCTAGGGCGATCCGTCCGGCCGGTTTGCGAATTGTGTCGACTCCACCGTGGATGAAAATCCAGGACAGCAGTAGGCGGCCGATACGACGAAAAAGACTCATGGTGCTCCTTGCGGATGTGCTGACACAGGTACTTGCGCACGTCGTCAGGGGATTCGATCAACCCATCGTAAGAGCCCGGTGATGCATGACGCGCGCGGGCGAACATAAGATCAGTGTTGTGGGGTGGAACATGCGCCAAGCTCTAGACCTGAGCCACGATCAAGCGCGCCAGCGACTAGTGGCTCAATACGACGCTATTCCCGCGGGGGAGCCGGTCCGGCTGGCCAAACGCACATCGAATCTGTTCCGGCCTCGTGCCGAGTTATCGAACCCGGGGCTGGACGTGTCCGGTCTCAACTCGGTGCTGTCTGTTGACGTCGAAGCGCGTACCGCCGACGTGCAAGGCATGACTACTTATGAAGACCTCGTGGACGCAACGTTGCCGTACGGGCTGATGCCGTACGTCGTACCTCAGTTGAAGACGATCACGCTCGGCGGCGCCGTGACCGGGCTTGGGATCGAGTCGTCGTCGTTCCGCAACGGGCTGCCACACGAGTCCGTGCGCGAGATGGAGATCCTCACGGGCGACGGCCAGATCGTGATCGCCCGGCCGGACAACGAGTACGCCGATCTCTTCTATTCGTTTCCTAACTCCTATGGCACTTTGGGCTACGCCCTTCGCATCGTGATCGACTTGGAGCCGGTGCAACCGTTCGTCCACCTCCGACATGTCCGGTTCCACGATCTCGACCAGCTCGTGGCGACCATCGACAAGATCACCACGGACCGCACGCACGACGGAGAAGACGTCGATTTCTTAGACGGGACGGTCTTCAGTCCAGAAGAGTGCTACCTGACTCTGGGAGCGTGGAAGAAGACGGCGCCCTATTCCAGCGATTACACCGGATCGCAGGTCTATTACCGCTCTGTGCAGAATCGCGCGCGGGATTACTTGACGGTGCGCGACTATTTGTGGCGGTGGGATACCGACTGGTTCTGGTGTTCGCGTGCCTTCGGTGCCCAAAACCGTTATATACGTCGGTTATGGCCAAAGCGCTGGCTGCGCAGCGACGTCTACTGGAAGATTATCCGGTTTGAGAACAAGCATGGCGTGGCCGCGCGTATCAACCGGATGCGCGGGCTTCCAGATGAGGAGCGGGTTGTCCAGGACGTCGAGATCCCGCTCGCCCGGACGGCCGACTTCCTGCGCTGGTTCCTCAAGGAAATTCCGATCGAGCCGATTTGGCTCTGTCCACTGCAACTGCGAGACACCGAAACCAGCCGCCAAGGGTGGCCACTTTATCCTCTGGCAGCGGAAGAGCGTTACGTCAATGTCGGCTTCTGGTCGACGGTGCCCATCCCACCCGACGGCGCCGACGGCGACGCCAACAAGCAGATTGAATCCAAGGTCGCGGGTCTCGGAGGGCATAAGTCCCTCTATTCCGATGCCTACTACAGCAAGGCCGACTTCTGGTCGGCGTACGGCGGAAACGCCTACGCCGCCATTAAAGAGCGATTTGATCCGGCACGTCGTTTGCCGGACCTCTACGAAAAGGTCGTGAACCGTAAATGAACACACGATTGGAACTTGTCGGCGGCGAACGTCAGCCGCGAGCAAAGATCGGCGAGATCGTCGAGCTTCTCGTCGGCGCCGAGCTACCGGTGCGCTTTTCGGCGTACGACGGGAGTACGACGGGCAAAGAAGAGGCCACGATCTCGCTACGGCTGGAAAATGAGCGTGGGTTGCGCTACATCGCAACTGCACCTGGAGAGCTTGGCCTGGTGCGTGCTTACCTCGCCGGCGACCTCGTACTCGACGGCGTACA
This window contains:
- a CDS encoding DoxX family protein, producing MSLFRRIGRLLLSWIFIHGGVDTIRKPAGRIALAGPSLQQLREAVPSLTVSDANLVRANAVVQVVAGSALATGKLRRLSSLALIGSLVPTTLAGHPYWRIEDPAARNGQRTHFNKNLGLIGGLLISAGEPFAKPRSNCSNCSD
- a CDS encoding FAD-binding oxidoreductase, which codes for MRQALDLSHDQARQRLVAQYDAIPAGEPVRLAKRTSNLFRPRAELSNPGLDVSGLNSVLSVDVEARTADVQGMTTYEDLVDATLPYGLMPYVVPQLKTITLGGAVTGLGIESSSFRNGLPHESVREMEILTGDGQIVIARPDNEYADLFYSFPNSYGTLGYALRIVIDLEPVQPFVHLRHVRFHDLDQLVATIDKITTDRTHDGEDVDFLDGTVFSPEECYLTLGAWKKTAPYSSDYTGSQVYYRSVQNRARDYLTVRDYLWRWDTDWFWCSRAFGAQNRYIRRLWPKRWLRSDVYWKIIRFENKHGVAARINRMRGLPDEERVVQDVEIPLARTADFLRWFLKEIPIEPIWLCPLQLRDTETSRQGWPLYPLAAEERYVNVGFWSTVPIPPDGADGDANKQIESKVAGLGGHKSLYSDAYYSKADFWSAYGGNAYAAIKERFDPARRLPDLYEKVVNRK